One window of Mediterraneibacter butyricigenes genomic DNA carries:
- a CDS encoding VOC family protein, giving the protein MDQPKFEFSHVGVNADSREEANEKVNLLAAMFGLEARTNRKGSPFVGHEIEIMAGNPVGTHGHLAFYTDDMEKALQYFEEKEIKINMDSAKRREDGSIYVIYLQDEIAGFAIQLINKKD; this is encoded by the coding sequence ATGGATCAGCCTAAATTTGAGTTTTCACATGTAGGAGTAAATGCCGACAGCAGGGAAGAAGCAAATGAAAAAGTAAATCTTCTGGCAGCGATGTTTGGTCTGGAAGCACGTACCAACCGAAAAGGTTCGCCTTTTGTAGGACATGAAATTGAAATCATGGCAGGTAATCCGGTCGGAACACATGGACATCTGGCATTCTATACCGATGACATGGAGAAAGCGTTACAGTATTTTGAAGAGAAAGAGATTAAAATAAACATGGATTCCGCAAAAAGAAGAGAAGATGGAAGTATCTATGTGATTTATTTGCAGGATGAAATTGCCGGATTTGCAATCCAGTTGATCAACAAAAAAGACTGA
- a CDS encoding 2-dehydropantoate 2-reductase, with translation MQDYNKKKIAVIGLGGVGGYIAALLGNAYSDVTFVARGPRKKEIEENGLVLHSDYKGEFRTVPAHVTTVEDLEPQDYIFVCVKNYSLKDVCLAMKHAVKEDTVIIPVMNGVDPGDNIRKYVGKGTVVDSLIYIVAFSNPDYSITQQGNFASLRIGITNATKAEQQKVREVSEILSGEGAQIDHKVSDKIEGEIWKKYILNCAFNVETAVYNQTIGELRTDAEKSKEYEALIQEAWMVAKKKNIAITQDDIDAIIHRFYHEYADNATSSLQRDVASGKISECETFSGYIVREGRKAGLSLPISEKMYLELKKKKADVYHHMGYNCAQAVLCTFCEELDLDENVAFRISEGFGLGMGIMEMCGALSGMAMAIGMKNSVGDLSKGTVTKGDTYRKIKENILAFQEKNGSYLCRELKGVETGKVLLSCPMCISEAVELTNQYLKQFVK, from the coding sequence ATGCAGGATTATAATAAGAAAAAGATTGCCGTTATCGGACTCGGCGGAGTCGGCGGATACATCGCAGCTCTGTTGGGAAATGCCTACTCGGATGTAACATTTGTGGCCAGAGGACCCAGAAAGAAAGAGATTGAGGAGAACGGACTTGTTTTGCACAGTGATTATAAAGGCGAGTTTCGAACCGTTCCGGCACATGTTACTACGGTGGAGGATCTGGAACCACAGGATTATATTTTTGTCTGTGTAAAAAATTATTCCTTAAAAGACGTCTGTCTGGCGATGAAGCATGCCGTAAAAGAAGATACGGTTATCATTCCGGTGATGAATGGAGTAGATCCCGGTGATAACATTCGAAAATATGTGGGAAAAGGAACCGTCGTAGATTCTCTGATTTATATTGTGGCATTCAGTAATCCAGATTATTCGATTACGCAGCAGGGGAACTTTGCAAGCTTGCGGATCGGAATTACAAATGCAACAAAAGCAGAACAGCAGAAAGTCAGAGAAGTATCGGAAATATTATCCGGAGAGGGCGCACAGATTGATCACAAAGTATCGGATAAGATTGAGGGAGAGATTTGGAAGAAATACATTTTGAACTGTGCATTTAATGTAGAAACTGCGGTCTATAATCAGACGATCGGAGAACTCCGAACGGACGCTGAAAAGTCAAAAGAGTATGAAGCACTGATTCAGGAAGCATGGATGGTGGCAAAAAAGAAGAACATCGCCATTACACAGGATGACATTGATGCGATTATACATCGGTTTTATCATGAATATGCAGACAATGCGACCAGTTCGCTACAAAGAGATGTGGCCAGCGGTAAAATTTCCGAGTGTGAGACCTTCAGCGGTTATATTGTGCGGGAAGGTCGAAAAGCAGGACTAAGCCTTCCTATTTCCGAAAAAATGTATCTGGAATTAAAGAAGAAAAAGGCAGATGTTTATCATCATATGGGCTATAACTGTGCACAGGCAGTTTTATGTACATTTTGCGAGGAACTGGATTTAGATGAAAATGTGGCGTTTCGAATTTCAGAGGGATTTGGTCTTGGAATGGGGATCATGGAAATGTGTGGAGCGCTTTCTGGAATGGCGATGGCGATCGGCATGAAGAACAGTGTGGGTGATCTTTCAAAAGGAACAGTGACAAAGGGGGACACCTACCGAAAAATAAAGGAAAATATTCTGGCATTCCAGGAGAAAAATGGCTCTTATCTCTGTAGGGAATTAAAGGGAGTTGAGACAGGAAAAGTTCTTTTAAGCTGTCCGATGTGTATTTCGGAAGCCGTAGAGTTGACAAATCAATATTTAAAGCAATTCGTTAAATAA
- a CDS encoding ferrous iron transport protein A: MQALSTTVPGHSYTIKWMFGLPEVIDFIKNCQIEEGCLIHVLQKSSAGLIIKSRDHKLAISNDIADRIQV, encoded by the coding sequence ATGCAGGCTCTATCTACAACAGTTCCCGGTCATTCTTACACGATTAAATGGATGTTTGGATTACCGGAAGTGATCGATTTTATAAAGAACTGTCAGATTGAAGAGGGATGTCTGATTCATGTACTTCAGAAATCTTCTGCAGGTCTGATCATCAAGTCGAGAGATCACAAACTGGCCATCAGTAATGATATTGCAGACAGAATTCAAGTCTGA
- a CDS encoding tRNA dihydrouridine synthase, whose translation MTRYQYYLAPMEGITNATFRRTYHAHFKSMDKYFTPFLCPHTKRDLTTKEKKEILPENNEGMYVVPQILTNQAEGFLETAGKLEQYGYREINLNLGCPSKTVITKGRGSGFLAFPAELREFLDKIFSKTNLKVSIKTRIGRDDTLLWEELLSIYSEFPLEELIIHPRIQKEFYKGTPHIEAYEAAYRIKNCPICYNGDMFCKEEIENFWKRFPNTDAMMLGRGILRAPCLYEKLFESEEMDASVWKQKVRSFHDALLDAYIEEMSGDRNVLFKMKELWFYLWESFDGSKQLIKKLKKSGSVSEYLRVVEEIFMQD comes from the coding sequence ATGACCAGATATCAATATTATCTTGCGCCGATGGAAGGAATCACAAATGCGACCTTCCGTCGGACTTATCATGCACATTTTAAATCTATGGACAAGTACTTTACTCCATTTCTATGTCCTCATACCAAGCGTGATCTTACCACAAAAGAAAAGAAAGAAATCCTTCCGGAGAATAATGAAGGAATGTATGTTGTTCCTCAGATTCTTACCAATCAGGCGGAAGGTTTTCTCGAGACGGCCGGAAAACTGGAACAATACGGATACAGGGAAATCAATCTGAATCTTGGATGTCCCTCGAAAACGGTGATTACCAAGGGGCGAGGTTCCGGATTTCTTGCTTTTCCTGCGGAACTGCGGGAATTTCTGGATAAAATTTTTTCCAAAACAAACTTAAAAGTATCGATTAAAACCAGAATCGGTCGGGATGATACTCTGTTATGGGAAGAACTTCTTTCCATTTATTCTGAATTTCCACTGGAAGAACTGATCATACATCCAAGGATCCAGAAAGAATTCTACAAAGGAACGCCCCATATAGAGGCTTACGAAGCGGCTTATAGGATAAAAAATTGCCCAATATGCTATAATGGAGATATGTTCTGTAAAGAAGAAATTGAAAATTTCTGGAAAAGATTTCCTAATACGGATGCGATGATGCTGGGACGTGGAATCCTGAGAGCTCCCTGCCTGTACGAAAAATTGTTTGAATCAGAAGAAATGGATGCTTCTGTCTGGAAACAGAAAGTACGAAGTTTTCATGATGCACTTCTGGATGCTTACATAGAAGAAATGTCCGGAGACCGGAATGTGTTATTTAAAATGAAAGAATTATGGTTCTATTTATGGGAGTCCTTTGATGGATCGAAGCAACTGATTAAAAAACTGAAGAAATCCGGAAGTGTTTCGGAGTATCTTCGGGTCGTGGAAGAAATATTTATGCAGGATTGA
- a CDS encoding sugar-binding transcriptional regulator gives MKSEVYNQSTCLVSMVAYQYYVEEKSRAEIGEEFGLSSATISRLLKKAKEEHIIEFHISEPYLSCQKMAEKIKDYFHLDTVMVVPVEEQETEENRQDIKKAVALEGARYVQRVITDGDVLGLAWGGTMYHMIQYLNPCRKVNASIVTMHGSIANCNQNLEVKSLVRRAAMAFGGRNVSFVAPGLYETKEKAEKLKKQPGFEEVFKLFEKITIAVSGLGSFYPNFDSLLARSNFLSEEEIASLRGKDAYTDLSLRFIDKDGQECETSLKDRTLAIDLDVYRKIPCKVVMASGSQKAHSVLAILKGNLADVLIIDYHLAEKLMGLLK, from the coding sequence ATGAAAAGTGAAGTCTACAACCAGTCCACCTGTCTTGTAAGTATGGTTGCATATCAATATTATGTAGAAGAAAAATCCAGGGCGGAAATCGGAGAAGAATTTGGTTTATCCTCTGCTACAATCTCCAGACTTTTGAAGAAAGCAAAAGAGGAACATATCATTGAATTTCATATTTCGGAGCCCTATTTAAGCTGTCAGAAAATGGCGGAAAAAATAAAAGACTACTTTCACCTGGATACGGTGATGGTCGTTCCGGTGGAAGAACAGGAAACAGAAGAGAACCGACAGGACATCAAAAAAGCAGTAGCGCTGGAAGGTGCCAGATATGTGCAGCGAGTTATTACAGACGGTGACGTACTGGGACTTGCATGGGGCGGAACCATGTATCATATGATCCAGTACTTAAATCCCTGTCGGAAAGTCAATGCAAGTATCGTGACTATGCATGGAAGTATCGCCAACTGTAATCAGAATCTGGAGGTAAAATCGCTGGTTCGTCGTGCGGCCATGGCATTTGGCGGACGCAATGTCTCTTTTGTGGCACCCGGTCTCTATGAAACAAAAGAGAAAGCAGAAAAGTTGAAGAAACAGCCTGGATTTGAAGAGGTTTTCAAGCTGTTCGAAAAGATTACCATTGCGGTCAGCGGATTGGGTTCCTTTTATCCAAATTTTGATTCTCTGCTTGCACGCAGTAATTTCCTGTCTGAAGAAGAGATTGCTTCCCTAAGGGGAAAAGATGCCTATACTGATCTTTCCCTTCGATTTATTGATAAAGACGGACAGGAATGTGAGACTTCTTTAAAAGACAGAACCCTTGCCATTGACCTGGATGTTTACCGGAAGATTCCATGTAAAGTCGTGATGGCATCCGGCAGTCAGAAGGCTCATTCCGTACTGGCTATCTTAAAGGGAAATCTGGCAGATGTGTTGATCATCGACTATCATCTGGCGGAAAAACTGATGGGATTATTGAAATAA
- a CDS encoding RuBisCO large subunit C-terminal-like domain-containing protein, giving the protein MYIDPITVSYPEALDKDHFVIATYYCATKPSTNSLKFAAALAIEQTCGTWLKVPGETEEVRNRSIGRVVGVYEAPAYQMEIPSDVTERHFIVRIAFPATNFGPSFAMMLSSVIGNISSSGKVKLLDLEFPDSFLKEFKGPKFGVQGIRDLLGVYDRPLLNNMIKPCTGLDPQKTAELAYEAARGGVDIIKDDELVCDPPHCRLVDRVKAVVPAIKKADEEKGEKTLYAFNITDRTEKLKSNAMTVIENGGNCLMVNYNTIGLDAARMLAEDPDINVPILAHSDYTGAVYESPWSGMSINLIGATLPRLAGLDMVIALSPYGKFPMLMDSFISAGYKMLSPLGDIKPIIPMPGGGTTQGHIEDLIKKFGNDVMIAAGGAIHGHPMGPAAGARAFRQGIDAVLAGKTLREAGKEYEELGIALDLWGIYEESKGGIFDLKG; this is encoded by the coding sequence ATGTATATTGATCCAATCACAGTATCTTATCCGGAGGCATTAGACAAAGACCATTTCGTAATCGCTACATATTATTGTGCTACAAAGCCATCCACAAACAGCCTGAAATTTGCAGCAGCTCTTGCAATTGAGCAGACCTGTGGAACATGGTTGAAGGTTCCTGGAGAAACAGAAGAAGTTCGTAACAGAAGTATTGGACGTGTTGTTGGTGTATATGAGGCACCGGCATATCAGATGGAAATTCCAAGTGATGTAACCGAAAGACATTTCATCGTAAGAATCGCTTTCCCGGCTACAAACTTCGGACCATCTTTCGCAATGATGCTCAGTTCTGTTATTGGAAATATTTCCAGTTCCGGAAAAGTCAAATTGTTAGATCTTGAATTCCCGGATTCATTCCTGAAAGAATTCAAGGGACCGAAATTCGGTGTTCAGGGTATCCGTGATCTGTTGGGCGTTTATGACAGACCGCTTCTGAACAATATGATCAAGCCATGTACAGGTCTTGATCCGCAGAAAACTGCAGAGCTGGCTTATGAAGCAGCCCGCGGTGGTGTGGATATTATCAAGGACGATGAGCTGGTTTGTGACCCGCCGCACTGCCGTTTGGTAGACCGTGTCAAAGCTGTTGTACCGGCGATCAAGAAAGCAGACGAAGAAAAAGGCGAAAAGACTCTGTACGCATTCAATATTACAGACCGTACAGAAAAACTGAAATCGAATGCAATGACAGTTATCGAGAACGGCGGAAACTGTCTGATGGTTAACTACAATACAATCGGTCTTGATGCCGCCAGAATGCTGGCTGAAGACCCAGACATTAATGTACCGATTCTTGCTCACTCTGACTATACAGGAGCTGTATATGAGTCTCCATGGTCAGGTATGAGCATTAACCTGATCGGAGCTACACTCCCGAGACTTGCTGGTCTTGATATGGTTATCGCATTGTCTCCATACGGCAAATTCCCAATGCTTATGGATTCTTTCATCAGTGCAGGATATAAGATGCTGTCTCCATTAGGCGATATCAAACCGATTATCCCTATGCCGGGCGGCGGAACCACACAGGGACATATTGAAGATCTGATCAAGAAGTTCGGTAATGACGTAATGATCGCAGCCGGCGGAGCAATTCACGGACATCCGATGGGACCTGCTGCCGGTGCAAGAGCATTCCGTCAGGGTATCGATGCAGTCCTTGCAGGTAAGACTCTGCGTGAAGCAGGAAAAGAATATGAAGAGTTAGGAATAGCTCTGGATCTCTGGGGAATCTATGAGGAGTCCAAGGGCGGAATCTTCGACCTGAAAGGCTGA
- a CDS encoding FGGY-family carbohydrate kinase produces the protein MGKYVCGIDIGTTGVKVMIFGLDGTVMSSAYTEYPCTFPRSGWVEQDGEMTWTKTCETSRRAIEESGLDPKEIVAIGLSTQRCTITPIDKDGNALCTSISWQDARSFEEVEEIKQIIGEEEFYKITGMPVGTLLPVTEIMWLKKNQPELYERADLFVLDQERILHKLGVEGYYEDWSNGSMYGLMDINKFEWDLELTKKLGINPKKLPKLVPSGKILGEVPPSVSYLTGFAEGTLLVSGGGDQQCAGIGAGAIKSGVIEVAMGTSGVTLGYMDKPNMDPTMEMPCSAHTIAGKWESEGLQNAAAASYKWFRNEFAYQENLVAQEKGMSVYDVINEKIEQVDPGCNGLICIPYLAGSAAPHWDPFARGTFIGFTLGHTREDMARAIMEGVTYEAKEIIEKMIANGMEVNEILLNGGGAKGPVWCQIQADMYGKTCTTLDIEEATTLGAAILAALGAGLFETVEEAVDRMLRKKEVYNPNMKNHELYNRYFQIYKDAYKALSDANIYERLVKLALENK, from the coding sequence ATGGGCAAGTATGTATGTGGTATTGATATCGGTACAACTGGTGTAAAGGTTATGATCTTCGGCCTTGATGGGACAGTAATGTCCAGTGCCTATACCGAATATCCCTGTACATTTCCACGTTCCGGCTGGGTAGAGCAGGACGGAGAAATGACATGGACCAAAACTTGTGAGACAAGCCGTCGGGCGATTGAAGAATCCGGTCTGGATCCGAAAGAAATTGTTGCAATCGGTCTTTCTACACAAAGATGTACCATCACACCGATCGATAAAGACGGAAATGCACTCTGTACGTCGATTTCCTGGCAGGATGCCCGATCCTTCGAAGAAGTAGAAGAGATCAAACAGATCATCGGGGAAGAAGAATTCTATAAGATTACCGGAATGCCGGTAGGAACCCTTCTTCCGGTAACAGAGATCATGTGGCTGAAGAAAAATCAGCCGGAACTGTACGAAAGAGCAGACCTCTTTGTACTGGATCAGGAAAGAATCCTTCATAAACTGGGAGTGGAAGGATATTATGAAGACTGGTCCAACGGTTCCATGTACGGATTGATGGATATCAATAAGTTTGAGTGGGATCTGGAGCTGACCAAGAAGTTGGGCATCAACCCGAAGAAACTTCCGAAACTGGTTCCGTCCGGAAAGATCCTGGGAGAAGTTCCACCGTCAGTTTCTTATCTGACCGGTTTTGCAGAAGGAACGCTTCTGGTATCCGGTGGTGGAGATCAGCAGTGTGCCGGAATCGGTGCAGGCGCTATCAAGTCCGGTGTCATTGAAGTGGCAATGGGAACTTCCGGAGTAACCCTTGGTTATATGGACAAACCGAATATGGATCCGACCATGGAAATGCCATGTTCTGCACATACAATCGCAGGAAAATGGGAGAGTGAAGGTCTTCAGAACGCGGCAGCCGCTTCCTATAAGTGGTTCAGAAATGAATTTGCTTATCAGGAGAATCTGGTAGCACAGGAAAAAGGCATGAGCGTTTATGATGTGATCAACGAAAAAATCGAACAAGTAGATCCGGGATGTAACGGACTGATCTGTATTCCATATCTGGCAGGCTCAGCAGCACCTCACTGGGATCCGTTTGCAAGAGGAACCTTCATCGGATTTACTCTCGGACATACCAGAGAAGATATGGCAAGAGCCATCATGGAAGGTGTAACCTATGAGGCAAAAGAAATTATCGAAAAGATGATCGCCAATGGTATGGAAGTCAATGAGATCCTGTTAAACGGCGGCGGAGCAAAAGGCCCGGTATGGTGCCAGATTCAGGCAGATATGTATGGCAAGACCTGTACGACTCTGGATATCGAAGAGGCAACCACACTTGGAGCAGCGATTCTTGCAGCTCTCGGAGCAGGATTGTTTGAGACGGTAGAAGAGGCAGTAGACAGAATGCTTCGTAAGAAAGAAGTCTACAACCCTAATATGAAGAATCATGAACTTTATAACCGTTACTTCCAGATTTACAAAGATGCCTATAAAGCACTCAGTGATGCAAACATTTACGAGCGTCTGGTAAAACTGGCACTGGAAAATAAATAG
- a CDS encoding sn-glycerol-1-phosphate dehydrogenase, with the protein MKLIEYPINELATISHPCSCGKVHKGMIDHIAIGKGALRKLPEFLKEQKLLDGSPLTKEDKLLIVSDVNTWKVAGETVFHMLEEEGYPVEHYIYPYEKMHTEEGHIKELNDHFPEGIKMMIAVGSGTMNDITRYISFHRHMPYYIIGTAPSMDGYASDVSPVIIDNLKRSLPGQCASGIIGDTDILATAPEKMIAAGVGDIMAKFLDINDWKLSHIINGEEYCEEVADLMLLSAQKTVQNIEGLKKRESKALQDLMEALVLSGIAMSYVNTSRPGSAAEHSMAHVMEMTSLLNGEYGELHGTCVGMATCIITRLYEKFLERPIDYEAAAKKAEAFDYDAWVKEIRRVFTSAADPIIKLYEKEKRNDPDNVKDRLKRIKEHESEILSVIRGTMDQAKLAEPCIRGLNGWTTAVPFGFTREHMKDITIYSKEQRDRYAAIQFLYEVGELDELLEEVLDEDYGK; encoded by the coding sequence ATGAAACTGATCGAGTATCCTATTAACGAACTGGCAACCATTTCCCATCCATGCAGTTGCGGGAAGGTACATAAAGGTATGATCGACCATATCGCGATTGGAAAAGGCGCGCTCCGGAAACTTCCAGAATTTTTGAAAGAACAAAAGCTTCTGGATGGAAGTCCTCTGACAAAAGAGGATAAGCTTCTGATCGTATCGGATGTGAATACCTGGAAGGTTGCCGGAGAAACAGTCTTTCATATGCTGGAAGAGGAAGGATATCCGGTAGAGCATTATATTTATCCTTATGAAAAAATGCATACGGAGGAAGGTCACATCAAGGAACTGAATGATCATTTTCCGGAAGGAATCAAGATGATGATCGCAGTTGGTTCCGGAACGATGAATGATATTACCAGATATATTTCGTTCCATCGACACATGCCGTATTATATTATCGGAACAGCACCTTCTATGGATGGTTATGCATCGGATGTTTCGCCGGTGATCATCGACAACTTAAAGCGTTCTCTTCCGGGACAATGCGCCAGCGGAATCATCGGCGATACAGATATTCTGGCAACCGCACCGGAGAAGATGATCGCAGCAGGTGTAGGCGATATTATGGCGAAGTTCCTGGATATCAATGACTGGAAGCTGTCCCATATCATCAACGGAGAAGAATATTGTGAGGAAGTGGCAGACCTGATGCTTTTGTCGGCACAGAAAACCGTGCAGAATATTGAAGGACTGAAAAAACGCGAATCGAAAGCTTTACAGGATCTGATGGAAGCCTTGGTTTTAAGCGGAATCGCAATGTCCTATGTCAATACCTCAAGACCGGGATCGGCTGCAGAACATTCTATGGCACATGTCATGGAGATGACGTCTCTTTTGAACGGAGAATACGGAGAACTCCATGGAACGTGTGTGGGAATGGCAACCTGCATCATCACCAGACTGTATGAAAAATTCCTGGAACGTCCAATCGACTACGAGGCGGCTGCAAAGAAAGCAGAAGCATTTGATTATGACGCATGGGTAAAAGAAATTCGTCGTGTCTTCACATCCGCTGCGGATCCGATCATTAAACTGTATGAAAAAGAAAAACGGAATGATCCGGATAACGTAAAGGACAGACTGAAAAGAATCAAAGAGCATGAATCTGAGATTTTATCGGTGATTCGTGGTACAATGGATCAGGCAAAACTGGCAGAACCGTGTATCCGCGGTCTGAACGGCTGGACGACAGCAGTGCCTTTTGGTTTTACCAGAGAGCATATGAAAGATATCACCATATATTCCAAAGAACAGAGAGACCGGTATGCGGCTATCCAGTTCTTATATGAAGTAGGCGAACTGGATGAACTTCTGGAGGAGGTTCTGGACGAGGACTACGGAAAATAA
- a CDS encoding HAD-IIA family hydrolase, whose amino-acid sequence MSLSKEEALKDVKLFVLDMDGTFYLGDRIIDGALDFIHKVEDTGRKFLFFTNNASRVSSFYKQKLAKMGLEVDESDVVTAGDVTIEFIKSFYPGKRIYLNGTPLLEQSFLDAGINLVQEDPDVVIQSFDKTLTYEKLEKICTFVRNGVPFLATHMDTNCPTEDGFIPDCGAMCDLIISSTGVKPRFLGKPCKETMDMVLKITGYSKEEIAFVGDRIYTDVATGVNNGAKGFLVLTGEADMQTVVESDVEPTCIYDSLYEMSKYL is encoded by the coding sequence ATGAGTCTTTCAAAGGAAGAAGCTTTAAAAGATGTGAAATTATTTGTACTGGATATGGATGGAACCTTTTATCTGGGAGACCGGATCATAGACGGGGCATTGGATTTTATCCATAAGGTTGAGGATACAGGACGAAAATTTCTGTTTTTCACCAATAATGCCTCCCGTGTTTCTTCTTTCTATAAACAGAAATTAGCAAAGATGGGGCTGGAAGTGGATGAATCTGACGTGGTAACGGCCGGCGATGTAACCATTGAGTTTATCAAAAGCTTTTATCCGGGAAAACGGATCTATTTGAATGGAACGCCTCTGTTGGAGCAAAGTTTTCTGGATGCGGGGATCAACCTGGTACAGGAAGATCCGGACGTAGTGATTCAGAGCTTCGACAAGACACTGACTTATGAAAAACTGGAAAAAATCTGTACGTTTGTGAGAAACGGAGTTCCGTTTTTAGCAACGCATATGGACACAAACTGTCCGACAGAAGACGGATTTATTCCGGACTGCGGTGCCATGTGTGACCTGATCATTTCCTCTACGGGGGTGAAACCAAGATTTCTCGGAAAGCCCTGCAAGGAAACCATGGATATGGTTCTGAAAATTACCGGTTATTCCAAAGAGGAGATCGCATTTGTAGGAGATCGGATTTACACAGACGTAGCCACAGGTGTGAACAATGGGGCAAAAGGCTTTCTGGTACTGACCGGAGAGGCGGATATGCAGACGGTTGTAGAATCTGATGTAGAACCGACCTGTATCTATGACTCGCTCTATGAGATGTCAAAATATCTGTAA
- a CDS encoding YabP/YqfC family sporulation protein, with translation MRHSLQNGLEQAKNHIADSAQIPKDVSMGMPILTITGDSELCVENYRRILEYTSERIRIQTRTGYIKIDGNRLTIIYYSNDDMKIIGKIGTIEYQ, from the coding sequence ATGAGACATTCATTGCAAAACGGACTGGAACAGGCAAAAAATCATATTGCAGACAGTGCACAGATCCCAAAAGATGTATCTATGGGAATGCCGATCCTGACGATAACCGGAGATTCGGAACTGTGTGTAGAAAATTATCGCAGAATCTTAGAATATACATCGGAACGGATCCGGATCCAGACAAGAACCGGATATATTAAAATTGACGGGAACCGTCTTACTATCATTTATTATTCCAATGATGATATGAAGATTATCGGGAAAATCGGTACCATTGAATATCAATAA
- a CDS encoding sporulation protein YqfD has translation MERSRKGKALFRLGRQYFRGYLKIRITGYSPERFLNLCHYHQIRIWGIMPKDGGYELYLSLTDLYRLKPILRKSGTHFKMIRRYGFPFFLAESQKRIPYFAGGILCVLLIFFYTCFVWQIKISGTHSYSEEEIRRFLWEHKVSVGSLNRRIDCKATDLLLRNAFDRIVWVTTSIEGGCLKVQIREKEEQLEVIGNSDSVSEDGSKDAGDETQDAMDLVAAKDGTITEIITRNGVPLVKAGDSVKKGQILVSGQIPIYNDSKEIIAYEACQADADILAKTTLDYADSLSLAYQWKDYEKKSALPVFFLQINGMRIQSGKIKRNQKKMEVFSTERTFGEDTIFPITCGKIIRQKYTQKEKKYSREELQKILTERFQEFREGTEKKGVQITGNSVKIHIGENQATARGTVRMTEPIGERSPSHILTLEERNETNESFGNND, from the coding sequence ATGGAAAGGAGTAGAAAGGGAAAAGCGTTGTTTCGTTTGGGAAGACAGTATTTCAGGGGATATCTGAAAATTCGGATCACCGGGTATTCGCCGGAACGGTTTCTGAACCTGTGCCATTATCATCAGATTCGGATCTGGGGAATTATGCCGAAAGATGGAGGATATGAGCTGTATCTTTCGCTGACAGATCTATACCGGTTGAAGCCGATTCTGAGAAAATCAGGAACACATTTCAAGATGATCCGGCGCTATGGATTTCCGTTCTTTCTGGCGGAGAGTCAAAAGAGGATCCCTTATTTTGCCGGAGGAATCCTGTGTGTGTTGCTGATATTTTTTTATACCTGTTTTGTATGGCAGATTAAGATTTCCGGGACACACAGTTATTCGGAAGAGGAAATTCGCCGCTTCTTATGGGAACATAAGGTTTCGGTAGGAAGTCTGAACCGCAGAATCGACTGTAAAGCGACGGATCTGCTGCTTCGCAATGCGTTTGACCGGATTGTCTGGGTTACAACTTCCATAGAAGGCGGCTGTCTGAAGGTTCAGATCCGGGAAAAGGAAGAACAGTTGGAAGTGATCGGAAATTCGGATTCTGTTTCAGAAGACGGTTCAAAAGATGCGGGTGATGAGACGCAGGATGCAATGGATCTGGTAGCAGCAAAAGACGGAACCATCACAGAGATCATTACAAGAAATGGGGTTCCGCTTGTAAAGGCAGGGGATTCGGTGAAAAAAGGTCAGATCCTTGTTTCCGGTCAGATTCCGATTTACAATGATTCGAAAGAAATTATCGCCTACGAAGCCTGTCAGGCTGACGCGGATATTCTGGCAAAAACTACGCTGGATTATGCTGATAGTCTTTCACTTGCTTATCAGTGGAAAGACTATGAAAAAAAGAGTGCGCTTCCGGTGTTCTTTCTTCAGATAAACGGGATGAGAATCCAGAGCGGGAAGATTAAAAGAAATCAGAAGAAGATGGAAGTGTTTTCCACGGAACGGACATTTGGGGAAGATACCATCTTTCCCATAACCTGCGGAAAAATCATTCGTCAAAAGTATACGCAGAAAGAGAAGAAGTATTCCAGGGAAGAACTGCAAAAAATCTTAACAGAAAGATTTCAGGAGTTTCGGGAGGGCACCGAAAAAAAAGGGGTTCAAATTACGGGAAATAGTGTTAAAATACACATAGGCGAAAATCAGGCGACCGCACGGGGAACCGTCCGGATGACGGAACCAATCGGGGAACGATCGCCCAGCCATATTCTTACACTGGAAGAAAGGAACGAAACCAATGAGTCTTTCGGAAACAATGATTGA